Proteins from a single region of Primulina tabacum isolate GXHZ01 chromosome 5, ASM2559414v2, whole genome shotgun sequence:
- the LOC142544761 gene encoding uncharacterized protein LOC142544761, with product MQILSLEVDGEERRTLRSRIKRPKFDDDHHHQLASLHSTFKLAKQVWKGRDNPQSHEHNLSTIECEWRSCTIDVDGAISNGKSSTMPAKHILELVLDTLQRRDRYEIFAEPVDPDEAEDYYEIIKEPMDFGTMRAKLHEGMYQNLEQFEHDAFLIPKNAMHFNSSATIYFRQASAIHELAKKVFHVLKTNPENFVLEFSGGRRRSMRKAVKSHDSKNSTRCHIAKTSGSDVSSALKGALTMSTVSEGRVICSSTEKKGKKKRKIPTNFSTGRRRVSNSREGGATDRRRTYLSWKSSALHNEISDHSACYTNCKPLMMLNEHGDYSYKNSLMSFAKQLGPVAQMVAKRKLALGGDDEIISVTSNHADSNAFGTSLGGCPFRRTMSKRIEKEGQGRPRLATFCHNIDIITTNNNTNNKGEDKADKYFKESNNKLQKEEECGVVPRNEIIISGDSCSAIKRPSADSFKDGAKDDQPRRPVILALENHHTRNIKNVDADQSRNKKSSASVWGKDEIIFNKNTCTPLTSRFTFDIPFLKARLQQMQGFYKSTISSSRLGSSIGG from the exons ATGCAAATCTTGTCCCTTGAAGTTGATGGGGAAGAGAGAAGAACCCTGAGAAGCAGAATCAAGAGAccaaaatttgatgacgatcaTCACCACCAACTTGCTTCTCTTCATTCCACTTTCAAATTGGCCAAACAAGTTTGGAAG GGTAGAGACAACCCACAGAGTCATGAACACAATCTCTCAACCATCGAATGTG AATGGAGAAGCTGTACAATTGATGTTGATGGTGCGATTTCAAATG GTAAATCATCCACAATGCCAGCCAAGCATATACTCGAGCTCGTTCTTGATACGCTACAGAG GAGAGACAGATACGAAATATTTGCTGAACCAGTTGACCCGGATGAG gCTGAGGATTACTATGAAATCATTAAAGAGCCTATGGACTTTGGCACAATGAGGGCTAAACTCCATGAAGGAATGTACCAAAACCTTGAACAATTCGAG CATGATGCGTTTTTGATACCAAAAAATGCAATGCATTTCAATTCCTCAGCCACCATATATTTCAGACAG GCCAGCGCAATACATGAATTAGCTAAGAAGGTTTTTCATGTTCTTAAAACAAATCCTGAAAACTTTGTTTTGGAATTTTCGGGGGGGAGAAGAAGATCAATGAGAAAAGCTGTGAAGAGTCACGATTCAAAGAATTCAACAAGATGTCACATTGCCAAAACATCGGGTAGTGATGTGTCTTCTGCTTTAAAGGGAGCTTTAACAATGTCCACTGTTTCTGAAGGCCGGGTAATATGTAGCAGCACCGAGAAGAAAGGGAAGAAGAAAAGGAAGATCCCAACAAATTTCTCGACAG GTCGTAGGAGAGTATCCAATTCACGCGAAGGAGGAGCAACGGATAGGCGTCGCACATATTTGTCTTGGAAATCATCCGCCTTGCACAATGAGATTAGTGATCATTCTGCCTGTTATACCAACTGTAAACCACTGATGATG TTGAACGAGCATGGTGATTATAGCTACAAGAATAGTCTGATGTCATTCGCGAAACAATTGGGGCCGGTGGCGCAAATGGTTGCAAAGAGGAAGCTAGCGTTGGGAGGAGATGATGAAATTATTTCAGTAACTTCTAACCATGCGGATTCCAATGCATTTGGAACATCATTGGGTGGTTGTCCCTTCCGCAGAACAATGAGTAAAAGAATTGAAAAAGAAGGGCAAGGTCGACCAAGATTAGCAACCTTCTGCCACAATATTGATATAATAACAACGAATAATAATACTAATAACAAGGGAGAAGACAAAGCTGACAAATATTTCAAAGAGTCGAATAATAAATTACAAAAAGAAGAAGAATGTGGTGTGGTACCGAGAAATGAAATTATCATCAGCGGTGATTCCTGTTCAGCCATTAAGCGTCCTTCAGCTGATAGTTTCAAAGATGGTGCCAAAGATGATCAACCGCGGCGGCCAGTAATATTAGCTTTAGAGAATCATCACACAAGAAATATAAAGAATGTTGATGCTGATCAGTCAAGAAACAAGAAAAGCAGTGCATCAGTATGGGGTAAAGATGAGATAATTTTTAACAAGAATACATGCACGCCATTAACCTCCCGATTCACATTCGACATTCCCTTTTTGAAAGCAaggctgcagcagatgcaagGATTTTATAAATCTACAATTAGTAGTAGTAGACTTGGGAGTAGTATAGGTGGGTGA